Proteins from a genomic interval of Panthera tigris isolate Pti1 chromosome A2, P.tigris_Pti1_mat1.1, whole genome shotgun sequence:
- the MRPL32 gene encoding 39S ribosomal protein L32, mitochondrial, whose product MASAMLVLAVPPWPAARGLLQNCWERLQRKLWQSWRGFPSSSWGPALAVQGPAVFTEPANDTNGSKEISSLLDSIFWMAAPKNRRSIEVNRCRRRNPQKLIKVKNNIDVCPECGHLKLKHVLCGYCYEKVCKETAEIRRQIGKQEGGPFKAPPVETVVLYTGEAPSEQDQGKRIIERDRKRPSWFTQH is encoded by the exons ATGGCGTCGGCCATGCTGGTCCTGGCGGTTCCTCCGTGGCCGGCAGCCCGGGGACTCCTCCAGAACTGTTGGGAACGACTGCAACGGAAACTTTGGCAGAGCTGGCGAGGCTTTCCCAGTTCTTCGTGGG gacCAGCATTAGCGGTCCAAGGTCCAGCAGTATTTACAGAACCAGCAAATGATACTAATGGAAGTAAGGAGATCTCCAGCCTTTTGGATAGTATTTTTTGGATGGCAGCTCCTAAAAACAGACGCAGCATTGAAGTTAACCGCTGTAGGAGAAGAAACCCTCAGAAGCTTATTAAAGTTAAG aacaatattgACGTGTGTCCTGAATGTGGTCACCTGAAACTGAAGCACGTCCTTTGTGGCTATTGCTATGAGAAGGTGTGCAAGGAGACGGCAGAAATCAGAAGACAGATAGGGAAACAAGAAGGGGGACCTTTCAAGGCTCCTCCCGTGGAGACTGTGGTGCTGTACACAGGAGAGGCACCATCTGAACAAGATCAGGGTAAGAGAATCATTGAACGAGACAGGAAGCGACCGTCCTGGTTCACCCAGCATTAA